One genomic window of Luteitalea pratensis includes the following:
- the groL gene encoding chaperonin GroEL (60 kDa chaperone family; promotes refolding of misfolded polypeptides especially under stressful conditions; forms two stacked rings of heptamers to form a barrel-shaped 14mer; ends can be capped by GroES; misfolded proteins enter the barrel where they are refolded when GroES binds): MAKQIVYGAESRQAILRGVNHLADAVKVTLGPKGRNVVLDKKFGSPTITKDGVTVAKEIELKDPLENMGAQMVREVASKTSDIAGDGTTTATVLAQAIYREGAKNVVAGANPMEVKRGIDKAVEVVIEQLKSFAKPVSGNAIAQVGTISANSDSTIGTIIAEAMEKVGKDGVITVEEAKSMETSLEVVEGMQFDRGYLSPYFVTDPDRMEVVLENPVILIHEKKISSMKDLLPVLEQVARGGRPLLIIAEDIEGEALATLVVNKLRGTLQAAAVKAPGFGDRRKAMLEDIAILTGGRALTEDLGIKLENVKLEDLGRAKKVTIDKDNTTIVEGGGVSGAIEGRVKQIRTQVEDTSSDYDREKLQERLAKLVGGVAVIKVGAATETEMKEKKARVEDAMHATKAAVEEGIVPGGGVALIRAGKALESLKLDTHDQQVGVNIIKRAIEEPMRWIATNAGQEGTIIVQRVKENDTVEYGYNAAAEKFEDLIAAGVIDPVKVVRTALVNAASIAGLLLTTEAMVCDIPEEKKNEPMPPGGGGGMY; the protein is encoded by the coding sequence ATGGCAAAGCAGATCGTCTACGGTGCGGAATCGCGGCAAGCGATCCTCCGCGGTGTGAACCACCTCGCCGATGCGGTGAAGGTCACGCTCGGCCCCAAGGGCCGCAACGTCGTCCTCGACAAGAAGTTCGGCTCGCCCACGATCACCAAGGACGGCGTCACCGTCGCCAAGGAGATCGAGCTGAAGGATCCGCTCGAGAACATGGGCGCGCAGATGGTGCGTGAGGTCGCGAGCAAGACCAGCGACATCGCCGGCGACGGCACCACCACCGCGACCGTGCTCGCGCAGGCCATCTACCGCGAGGGCGCCAAGAACGTCGTGGCCGGCGCCAACCCGATGGAGGTCAAGCGCGGCATCGACAAGGCCGTCGAGGTCGTCATCGAGCAGCTCAAGTCGTTCGCCAAGCCGGTGAGCGGCAACGCGATCGCCCAGGTCGGCACCATCTCGGCCAACAGCGACAGCACGATCGGCACGATCATCGCGGAAGCGATGGAGAAGGTCGGCAAGGACGGCGTCATCACCGTCGAAGAAGCCAAGTCCATGGAGACCTCGCTCGAGGTCGTCGAGGGCATGCAGTTCGATCGCGGCTACCTCTCGCCGTACTTCGTGACCGACCCGGACCGCATGGAAGTGGTCCTCGAGAACCCGGTCATCCTGATCCACGAGAAGAAGATTTCGTCGATGAAGGATCTCCTGCCGGTGCTCGAGCAGGTGGCCCGTGGCGGCCGTCCGCTGCTGATCATCGCCGAGGACATCGAGGGTGAGGCCCTGGCCACGCTCGTGGTCAACAAGCTGCGTGGCACGCTGCAGGCGGCGGCCGTCAAGGCGCCGGGCTTCGGTGATCGCCGCAAGGCGATGCTCGAGGACATCGCAATCCTCACGGGCGGCCGCGCGTTGACCGAGGACCTCGGCATCAAGCTCGAGAACGTCAAGCTCGAGGATCTGGGCCGCGCCAAGAAGGTCACGATCGACAAGGACAACACGACGATCGTCGAGGGCGGCGGCGTGTCCGGGGCCATCGAGGGCCGCGTCAAGCAGATCCGCACGCAGGTCGAGGACACCTCCTCGGACTACGACCGCGAGAAGCTGCAGGAGCGCCTCGCCAAGCTCGTCGGCGGCGTGGCGGTCATCAAGGTCGGTGCGGCCACCGAGACCGAGATGAAGGAGAAGAAGGCGCGCGTCGAGGACGCAATGCACGCGACCAAGGCGGCTGTCGAAGAGGGCATCGTGCCCGGCGGCGGCGTGGCCCTGATTCGCGCGGGCAAGGCCCTCGAGAGCCTCAAGCTCGACACGCACGACCAGCAGGTCGGCGTCAACATCATCAAGCGCGCCATCGAAGAGCCGATGCGCTGGATCGCGACCAACGCGGGCCAGGAAGGCACGATCATCGTGCAGCGCGTCAAGGAGAACGACACGGTGGAGTACGGCTACAACGCCGCCGCCGAGAAGTTCGAGGACCTGATCGCGGCCGGCGTCATCGACCCGGTCAAGGTGGTCCGCACGGCGCTGGTGAACGCGGCCTCGATCGCGGGCCTGCTGCTCACCACCGAAGCGATGGTGTGCGACATCCCCGAAGAGAAGAAGAACGAGCCGATGCCCCCGGGCGGCGGCGGCGGGATGTACTAA
- a CDS encoding helix-turn-helix domain-containing protein produces MHRDLERLVAEMVENGIHYGDAVREFERRFLEVALRRTDGSITRCAALTGLHRNTLTRKIAEHGLKG; encoded by the coding sequence ATGCATCGCGACCTCGAGCGGCTCGTTGCCGAAATGGTGGAGAACGGCATCCACTACGGCGACGCCGTGCGCGAATTCGAGCGCCGTTTCCTCGAGGTGGCGCTGCGGCGGACCGACGGCAGCATCACCCGCTGCGCCGCCCTGACCGGCCTGCACCGCAACACCCTGACGCGCAAGATCGCCGAACACGGGCTCAAGGGGTAA
- a CDS encoding energy transducer TonB: protein MSEATAATSQEPNSHGSVILPLGEHPTINLEFGQGGQRSGGAAVVSLLSHVAFGLLLLLGIRAVPAGQTDEVKPPPPNYELVFLAEPGPGGGGGGGGNRSPDPPRQAELPGKDRMTVPVAPKVNVTPPKEPPKDVEPPPVPQMNIPVQSLASGEVAVAGVIDRTAVPSGTSQGSGSGGGAGTGTGTGVGPGQGSGLGPGSGGGTGGGAYRPGSGVSSPTLVSQVKPQYTTEAMRAKIQGKVWLEVVVMPDGRPGDIKVARSLDRTFGLDEEAMKAMRLWRFRPGMRQGAAVPTIIVVEMEFSLR from the coding sequence ATGTCTGAAGCAACTGCCGCCACCTCACAGGAGCCGAACTCACACGGGTCCGTCATCCTGCCTCTTGGCGAACATCCGACGATCAATCTCGAATTTGGCCAGGGCGGGCAGAGATCGGGGGGCGCGGCGGTCGTGTCGCTGCTGTCGCACGTCGCATTCGGCCTGCTGCTCCTGCTTGGCATCCGGGCGGTCCCCGCTGGCCAGACCGACGAGGTCAAGCCGCCCCCGCCCAATTACGAACTCGTATTCCTGGCCGAACCGGGCCCCGGCGGTGGCGGCGGTGGCGGCGGCAACAGGAGCCCCGATCCGCCTCGGCAGGCCGAACTTCCGGGCAAGGACCGCATGACGGTGCCGGTGGCGCCGAAGGTGAACGTCACGCCGCCGAAGGAACCGCCCAAGGACGTCGAGCCGCCACCGGTGCCGCAGATGAACATCCCGGTGCAGAGCCTGGCGTCTGGCGAGGTGGCGGTGGCCGGCGTCATCGACCGGACGGCCGTGCCGAGCGGGACCTCGCAGGGCAGTGGCAGTGGTGGCGGCGCAGGCACGGGCACGGGCACGGGTGTCGGCCCGGGGCAGGGCAGCGGCCTCGGCCCGGGCTCCGGCGGCGGCACAGGCGGTGGCGCCTATCGTCCGGGCTCCGGGGTCTCGTCACCGACACTCGTGTCCCAGGTGAAGCCGCAGTACACGACCGAGGCGATGCGCGCCAAGATCCAGGGCAAGGTGTGGCTCGAGGTCGTGGTGATGCCCGACGGGCGTCCCGGCGACATCAAGGTCGCCCGTTCCCTCGACCGCACGTTCGGCCTCGACGAGGAAGCGATGAAGGCCATGCGCCTGTGGCGCTTCCGGCCAGGCATGCGCCAGGGCGCTGCCGTCCCCACCATCATCGTGGTGGAGATGGAGTTCAGCCTCAGATAG
- the groES gene encoding co-chaperone GroES yields MNLRPLHDRLIVERIEEGEQQVNGIIIPDSAKEKPQQGKVVAVGNGKVKDDGKVTPLDVKAGDTILFGKYSGQEIKVEGREYLIMREDEVLAVMA; encoded by the coding sequence ATGAACCTCCGACCTCTCCACGATCGGCTCATCGTCGAACGTATCGAAGAAGGGGAGCAGCAAGTCAACGGGATCATCATCCCGGACTCTGCCAAGGAAAAGCCGCAGCAAGGCAAGGTCGTCGCTGTCGGCAACGGCAAGGTGAAGGACGACGGCAAGGTCACCCCCCTCGACGTCAAGGCGGGCGACACCATTCTCTTCGGCAAGTACTCGGGCCAGGAGATCAAGGTCGAGGGCCGCGAGTACCTGATCATGCGTGAGGATGAAGTCCTCGCGGTGATGGCGTAA
- a CDS encoding phosphoribosylaminoimidazolesuccinocarboxamide synthase encodes MSASPLLSTPAIGLPLLRRGKVRDVFEAGDDQLLIVATDRISAFDHVLGSGIPDKGRILTQLSAFWFGRLGEVTPHHVLSTDVADFPAATRSAAADLAGRSMLVRRTRPLPVECVARGYLEGSGWKDYQATGTLCGHHLPAGLRQCDQLPAPLFTPATKAESGHDENITEAQAAAVLGPDVFSQVKALTLALYTAGAAHAAARGILVADTKFEFGLVDQNGTARVILIDEVLTPDSSRFWPADQYAPGGPQPSFDKQFVREYLERIAWNKQPPVPSLPDDVVARTRDKYLDAFRRLTGADLA; translated from the coding sequence GTGTCCGCGTCCCCACTCCTCTCCACTCCGGCCATCGGCCTGCCGCTCCTCAGGCGCGGCAAGGTTCGCGACGTCTTCGAGGCCGGGGACGACCAGCTGCTGATCGTCGCCACGGACCGCATTTCCGCGTTCGATCACGTACTGGGATCGGGCATCCCGGACAAGGGCCGGATCCTCACGCAGCTGTCGGCATTCTGGTTCGGGCGTCTCGGTGAGGTGACGCCCCACCACGTGCTGTCGACCGATGTCGCCGACTTCCCCGCCGCCACGCGCTCGGCCGCGGCGGATTTGGCCGGCCGCTCGATGCTGGTGCGCCGGACCCGGCCGCTGCCGGTGGAATGCGTTGCGCGCGGCTATCTCGAGGGCTCGGGCTGGAAGGACTACCAGGCGACGGGCACGCTGTGCGGACACCACCTGCCGGCAGGCCTGCGGCAGTGCGATCAGCTACCGGCCCCGCTGTTCACGCCAGCCACGAAGGCAGAGTCCGGGCATGACGAGAACATCACCGAAGCGCAGGCCGCGGCCGTCCTCGGCCCGGACGTTTTCAGCCAGGTGAAGGCGCTCACGCTGGCGCTCTACACGGCAGGCGCGGCGCATGCCGCCGCACGCGGCATCCTGGTGGCCGACACGAAGTTCGAGTTCGGGCTCGTCGACCAGAATGGCACGGCACGGGTGATTCTCATCGACGAGGTCCTGACGCCGGACTCGTCTCGCTTCTGGCCAGCGGACCAGTACGCGCCGGGCGGCCCCCAGCCCAGCTTCGACAAGCAGTTCGTCCGCGAGTACCTCGAGCGGATCGCGTGGAACAAGCAGCCGCCGGTCCCGTCGCTGCCAGACGATGTAGTCGCGCGTACGCGCGACAAGTACCTGGACGCCTTTCGTCGCCTGACCGGCGCCGATCTCGCCTGA
- the tatA gene encoding twin-arginine translocase TatA/TatE family subunit, protein MIALGLGPLGIPELIIILFIIVLIFGATRLPEIGRGIGKGIRNFKEATKEGASGKDE, encoded by the coding sequence ATGATCGCGCTGGGCCTCGGGCCACTCGGTATCCCCGAACTGATCATCATCCTGTTCATCATCGTGCTGATCTTCGGGGCCACGCGCCTGCCGGAAATCGGGCGCGGTATCGGCAAGGGCATCCGCAATTTCAAGGAAGCCACGAAGGAAGGCGCGTCCGGCAAGGACGAGTAG
- a CDS encoding VWA domain-containing protein has protein sequence MILPFAQRAGVLAGLALLAFTSVNARHGIPSVAAQQFTARAELVEVYATVTDGEGRFVTDVARGEFTVLEDGVAQQVTTFADGEQPVSIALAVDRSFSMATGQLEAAKRGGRELLLELGDQDRAMLVAIGSEVDVPVPLTNDRRAVDIALQALDPWGSTALHDAVVTAFDAIEPAPGRRALVIVSDGLERGSRRSASDVLARVRASDVLAYPVVLQGKVPEVLAQLAVTTGGQAYRVKRLADLPGVLRRIAVELRHQYLLGYQPLRPVVSGQYRRIEVRVARQKHHVRARAGYLAR, from the coding sequence GTGATTCTACCATTCGCCCAACGCGCCGGGGTCCTGGCTGGACTGGCGCTGCTGGCGTTCACGAGCGTCAATGCCCGTCACGGCATCCCGTCGGTGGCCGCGCAGCAGTTCACCGCCCGTGCCGAACTGGTCGAGGTCTACGCCACGGTCACCGACGGCGAGGGCCGGTTCGTGACCGACGTCGCAAGAGGGGAGTTCACCGTCCTCGAGGACGGGGTGGCGCAGCAGGTCACCACCTTCGCCGACGGCGAACAGCCCGTGTCGATCGCGCTCGCCGTGGACCGCAGCTTCAGCATGGCCACGGGCCAGCTCGAGGCCGCCAAACGTGGTGGGCGGGAACTCCTGCTCGAACTCGGCGACCAGGATCGGGCGATGCTTGTGGCGATTGGGTCCGAGGTGGACGTCCCGGTGCCGCTCACCAACGACCGACGGGCCGTCGATATTGCGCTGCAGGCCCTTGATCCGTGGGGATCCACCGCGTTGCACGACGCGGTGGTCACGGCCTTCGACGCCATCGAGCCGGCCCCGGGGCGCCGGGCGCTCGTGATCGTGTCGGATGGCCTCGAACGGGGCAGCCGGCGCAGCGCCAGCGACGTGCTGGCGCGGGTGCGGGCGAGCGACGTGCTCGCCTACCCGGTGGTCCTGCAGGGCAAGGTGCCCGAGGTGCTCGCGCAACTCGCGGTGACCACCGGCGGCCAGGCGTATCGGGTGAAACGACTGGCGGACCTGCCGGGTGTCCTGCGCCGCATTGCCGTCGAATTGCGGCATCAGTACCTGCTCGGGTACCAGCCGTTGCGCCCGGTCGTGAGCGGCCAATACCGCCGCATCGAGGTCCGGGTCGCGCGGCAGAAGCATCATGTGCGCGCCCGGGCGGGGTATTTGGCTCGTTGA